A window from Corynebacterium singulare encodes these proteins:
- a CDS encoding O-methyltransferase — translation MTTTAYDAMRSFIESTSEASEALTSARAHAEEYGLPVPDESTGQLLSTLAAISSGTSSRPQAVAITPAASVVGLYLLAGMPENGILTCIDPEAEHQASAKNTFREAGYSPSRGRFLPSRPLDIMGRLANDTYQVIYAEVPALDMPALVKAAWPLLHQHGTLVLANSLLDGTVADASRTDRDTAAARETDELARSLEGAAVTRLPYGAGLTLITKL, via the coding sequence GTGACTACTACGGCTTATGACGCAATGCGATCCTTCATCGAATCCACCAGCGAGGCTTCCGAGGCTCTGACCAGTGCCCGTGCCCACGCTGAGGAGTACGGACTACCGGTCCCGGATGAATCCACCGGCCAGCTTCTGAGCACTCTGGCGGCGATCTCCTCCGGAACCTCCTCGCGCCCACAGGCGGTGGCGATTACCCCGGCAGCCTCCGTGGTGGGCCTGTACTTGCTCGCAGGCATGCCCGAGAACGGCATCCTCACCTGCATCGATCCGGAGGCCGAGCACCAAGCAAGCGCGAAGAACACCTTCCGTGAGGCCGGCTACTCCCCCAGCCGCGGCCGCTTCTTGCCCTCCCGTCCGCTTGACATTATGGGCCGCCTAGCCAATGACACCTACCAGGTAATCTATGCCGAGGTTCCGGCCCTCGACATGCCGGCGCTGGTGAAGGCCGCGTGGCCGTTGCTGCATCAGCACGGCACGCTGGTGCTGGCCAATTCTTTGCTGGACGGCACGGTGGCTGATGCCTCCCGTACCGACCGTGACACCGCCGCTGCGCGCGAGACCGACGAGCTTGCTCGTTCGCTGGAGGGCGCAGCCGTCACTCGCCTGCCCTATGGCGCGGGCCTCACGCTCATTACCAAGCTGTAG
- the sigE gene encoding RNA polymerase sigma factor SigE, whose translation MTKKQRENTTPLSSEDQISAVEEHGVETEELTGTAAFDAGEADMPSWGELVAEHADGVYRLAYRLSGNQHDAEDLTQETFMRVFRSLDKYQAGTFQGWLHRITTNLFLDMVRHRSKIRMEALPEDYERVPGTDMTPEQAYSVANLDPALQSALDNLAPDFRVAVVLCDVVGMTYDEIAETLGVKMGTVRSRIHRGRSQLRAALEKEAQTNADARSLLRTR comes from the coding sequence ATGACGAAAAAGCAGCGCGAGAACACTACCCCGCTCAGCTCCGAGGATCAGATTAGTGCCGTGGAAGAACACGGCGTTGAGACTGAAGAGCTGACCGGTACCGCTGCCTTCGATGCCGGTGAAGCGGATATGCCTTCATGGGGCGAGCTCGTGGCTGAGCACGCCGATGGCGTGTACCGCTTGGCCTACCGCCTTTCTGGTAACCAGCACGATGCCGAAGATCTGACGCAGGAAACCTTTATGCGCGTCTTCCGTTCCTTGGACAAGTACCAGGCCGGCACTTTCCAGGGCTGGCTGCACCGCATCACCACTAACCTCTTCTTGGACATGGTGCGCCACCGCTCGAAGATTCGTATGGAAGCTCTGCCCGAGGACTATGAGCGGGTGCCCGGTACGGACATGACCCCAGAGCAGGCCTACTCCGTGGCCAACCTGGATCCGGCGTTGCAGTCCGCGCTGGATAATCTGGCACCGGATTTCCGTGTCGCGGTTGTTCTGTGTGATGTCGTGGGCATGACCTATGACGAGATTGCGGAGACCCTCGGTGTGAAGATGGGCACTGTTCGCTCCCGCATTCACCGCGGCCGCTCCCAGCTGCGCGCCGCGCTGGAAAAGGAAGCGCAGACCAACGCGGACGCTCGCAGCCTCCTCCGCACGCGCTAG
- a CDS encoding anti-sigma factor family protein codes for MRSLDDKNHGRPLTLTSIFTEAQAKVRDKAKARAQRADTIGHLGPEAVVAFVDGEMPAKYAHRVRIHLVHCAECRAEIQHQRNAAEWVRECSVESHVKAPDSLMAKLAGIAHDGAGPGPDAEEPAHQPRQDFLDKVEMVVRAIKHNQRS; via the coding sequence GTGAGATCTTTAGATGATAAGAATCACGGGCGTCCTCTCACTTTGACCAGCATCTTTACTGAAGCTCAAGCAAAAGTCCGTGACAAGGCCAAAGCACGCGCGCAGCGCGCGGACACCATTGGACATTTGGGCCCTGAGGCCGTTGTAGCCTTTGTTGATGGCGAGATGCCCGCAAAGTATGCGCACCGTGTTCGTATTCATCTTGTGCACTGCGCCGAGTGCCGCGCGGAGATTCAGCATCAACGCAATGCCGCCGAGTGGGTTCGCGAATGCAGTGTGGAATCTCATGTGAAGGCCCCTGATTCCCTCATGGCCAAGTTGGCGGGAATCGCTCACGACGGTGCTGGGCCGGGGCCGGACGCGGAAGAGCCTGCGCATCAGCCACGCCAGGATTTCTTGGACAAGGTGGAGATGGTGGTGCGTGCCATCAAGCACAACCAGCGCTCCTAG
- a CDS encoding Sec-independent protein translocase family protein has protein sequence MFSSIGWLEILVIVLLGLVIIGPERLPGVIMDVRAAVYAARKAINNAKAELSGEMTGLGAEFDDLRVPLSQAAQWSRLGPRGVITKALFDGDDSAWDDFNPKKMAEDIKHSTDPSLQDTATPAVQPGQRPHQTGAPAAPVTSQEQQPGRPTFDYSKIYADPNAGTVGAAHHTQPATGQPATGQTPGHATAESAGQTTENTQPPHGGNSSTGGGSVSWEDVT, from the coding sequence GTGTTTTCCTCAATTGGTTGGCTGGAGATCCTCGTCATTGTTCTCCTCGGCCTCGTCATCATCGGCCCAGAGCGCCTTCCCGGCGTTATTATGGACGTTCGCGCAGCGGTCTATGCCGCACGCAAGGCTATTAATAACGCAAAGGCTGAGCTCAGTGGTGAAATGACCGGGTTGGGTGCGGAGTTCGATGACCTCCGCGTTCCGCTGAGCCAGGCAGCACAGTGGTCGCGCTTAGGACCGCGCGGGGTGATTACAAAGGCGCTTTTCGACGGCGACGACTCAGCCTGGGATGACTTCAACCCCAAGAAGATGGCGGAGGACATCAAACACAGCACTGACCCCTCATTGCAGGATACGGCCACCCCGGCGGTGCAGCCGGGGCAGCGCCCACACCAGACCGGTGCGCCCGCGGCGCCAGTAACATCGCAGGAGCAGCAGCCGGGGCGACCGACCTTCGATTATTCGAAGATCTACGCTGACCCCAACGCTGGCACCGTCGGGGCAGCGCACCACACACAACCGGCAACCGGACAACCGGCAACAGGGCAGACACCGGGGCACGCCACGGCAGAGTCGGCCGGCCAAACCACAGAAAACACGCAACCCCCACACGGCGGGAATTCATCCACCGGCGGGGGCAGCGTGTCGTGGGAGGATGTGACCTAG
- a CDS encoding Mrp/NBP35 family ATP-binding protein: MTSAITESAVRDALGRVDDPEIGRPITELGMVKDVTINGADVDIELYLTIAGCPMKSTIESNTRAAVAELDGVGDIAISMTPMSDQQRQELKQKLRGGQAEPEIPFAKPESTTRVFAVASGKGGVGKSSVTVNLAAALVEKGLKVGIVDADIYGHSVPSLLGSTDGPTVLDDEMLLPPISHGIKHISIAQFVEGNAPVVWRGPMLHRALQQFLADVFWGDLDVLLLDLPPGTGDVALSVAQLIPNAELLIVTTPQAAAAEVAERAGSISQQTRQRVAGVIENMGAMVLPDGSTMDIFGEGGGKVVAERLSVLLGHDVPLMATIPLDPALRAAGDEGTPIVIKAPESPATKAINSVAESIAVRSDSLVGKKLGLGVTRKG; encoded by the coding sequence ATGACTAGCGCAATTACTGAATCAGCAGTTCGCGACGCGCTCGGCCGCGTCGACGACCCCGAAATCGGCCGCCCCATCACTGAGCTCGGCATGGTCAAGGACGTCACCATTAATGGTGCGGACGTCGACATCGAGCTGTATCTCACCATCGCGGGTTGCCCTATGAAGAGCACTATTGAGTCCAATACTCGCGCGGCGGTAGCAGAGCTCGATGGCGTCGGTGATATTGCCATCTCTATGACGCCCATGAGTGATCAGCAGCGCCAGGAGCTCAAGCAGAAGCTACGCGGTGGCCAGGCCGAACCGGAGATTCCCTTCGCCAAGCCGGAGTCCACCACACGCGTCTTCGCCGTGGCCTCTGGTAAGGGCGGCGTGGGCAAGTCCTCCGTCACGGTGAACTTGGCAGCAGCCCTCGTGGAAAAGGGCCTCAAGGTCGGCATTGTGGACGCCGATATCTACGGACACTCCGTTCCCAGCCTGTTGGGCTCCACCGATGGCCCGACAGTGCTGGATGATGAAATGCTGCTCCCGCCCATTTCACATGGCATCAAGCACATTTCCATTGCCCAGTTCGTCGAGGGCAATGCACCCGTCGTCTGGCGCGGCCCCATGCTGCACCGCGCACTCCAGCAATTCCTCGCGGACGTCTTTTGGGGCGACCTCGATGTCCTCCTCCTTGACCTCCCGCCCGGCACCGGTGACGTGGCACTGTCTGTAGCCCAGCTCATCCCCAACGCCGAGCTACTCATCGTCACCACCCCGCAAGCTGCTGCCGCCGAGGTAGCCGAGCGCGCCGGTTCCATCTCTCAGCAAACTCGCCAGCGTGTCGCCGGCGTGATCGAGAACATGGGTGCCATGGTCTTGCCGGATGGCTCCACCATGGACATCTTCGGTGAGGGCGGCGGAAAGGTTGTCGCTGAACGCCTCAGCGTTCTTCTCGGCCACGACGTTCCCCTCATGGCAACTATCCCCCTCGATCCGGCCCTGCGCGCGGCTGGCGATGAAGGAACCCCCATCGTCATCAAGGCTCCCGAATCCCCTGCGACGAAGGCTATCAACTCCGTGGCAGAGTCAATCGCCGTGCGCTCCGATTCCCTTGTGGGCAAGAAGCTTGGCCTCGGCGTGACCCGCAAGGGCTAA
- a CDS encoding G5 domain-containing protein — protein MASDRQKDAARHRSTSGIAVVSAIAVALGTAAIIPGVYSQGNKAEVSDIQQVADAQFTGGIRGTDGSGAIERAEQLASDIGAGSCTVGFSGQQGSKGGFSFSVQEPSNTSPNKREFGVNVKMDSSKDRTWTDFVVTGSNNKAPVTLHDVAAMAPGDEVGGENITDSTSSVMSINKAGRQPKTATIAADLNDDDIAAAASESGVSYGWKDYYTEDNDVKDKQIFNVADASVSFNPWPSENIECNPITVSWESFEKHVIVPGEETKVGTVNVPKLSKSNHEDSLPTDDSLSRMVVEAYDGNRKFIGTSDPAASGGEQLLRIDETTGDIYFTWPEYRGTDLATDKNVNFSVLAKPRTVDQLQTAATHNSEFGRAFDSSNSLTRYNTANVIDSKAFSLDDTEYHDPKYDKTDASIISGVDSATGPLATEPQKVTFTQVPDLIKELAKKKSEGGFEAEVTLDEKYVYEGWSVEMDEDYNVTVTAPDTPRPGTFARPVVTVEYSNGSTDKLELLVVVDPNNTQVTDLVRPDLTKGKIGDDLTAQVGTKPIMKGHSPVHPAKFEIDPSTVPEGWTVTVDETGKVTAKADDTVSPGTIITPKVKATYPDKTTDEIETQFQAIVDIKIPDYDTVTNKPTAKVTLKPAIPERGLSGNTADEAPKRYTFPEGKTEYTHTDDSGTWTVKINENTGEISTTIPKTAPEGYILDVPVLAYYDNVDKPQQVKGTVVVLKSDISPTYSVESTGPNQAVNHNVQDAPKGSKFSFGNDENGAPITEQEVDGWKYTVDPNTGVVSSTPPADAKPGDKKTINVTVTTPDGSTPLAPVTTVVNLTNNWEADPTYPKETVYPGGTAKLPVTLEKPENVHVAKDSPYKLGTIPDGWTVTIDDNGQITATAPADAKPGDQVKLPVTVTYEDGSTDTAYAVVNVVDVPTREMPFDVEYKYDPTIPAGEYKVETKGEPGSEKMNEDGTWKQTKAPINEVVLVGTKPAEAAEDVTWKVPIPYPTEVRENPDLAPGETRVVQEGENGEKTYTAKFTATGSEAQVAKEETTKDPVKRIVEYGPGLAPSELVTKTEKPIPFETKVVFDDTLEAGEQVVDQKGEVGTEVETSIQKIVDGKPSGDPTVTTERTKEPTKQIIRVGTKTTGTTTETVTSEVPFGVKVEFDPNLPAGTSEVVTEGKPGKKTTTVTQKVTNSQPDGEATVEEKITEQPVDQVIKVGTKPSEASEKVTWTAQVPFEVITRPNPELKPGEIKVVQKGVPGEKTYSADFSAKGDQATVTP, from the coding sequence ATGGCATCAGACCGTCAGAAGGACGCGGCCCGTCACCGCTCCACATCCGGCATCGCAGTGGTCTCCGCGATCGCCGTTGCGTTGGGCACCGCCGCCATTATTCCCGGCGTGTACAGCCAAGGAAACAAAGCTGAGGTTTCAGACATCCAGCAGGTAGCGGACGCGCAGTTCACCGGCGGTATCCGAGGAACCGATGGCAGCGGGGCCATCGAGCGTGCGGAGCAGTTAGCCTCCGATATCGGTGCCGGCAGCTGTACGGTCGGTTTCAGTGGCCAGCAAGGAAGCAAGGGTGGCTTTAGTTTCTCCGTTCAGGAACCGAGCAATACTTCCCCTAACAAGCGAGAATTCGGCGTAAACGTCAAAATGGATAGTTCTAAAGATAGAACTTGGACCGATTTTGTAGTTACGGGCTCAAATAATAAAGCTCCGGTGACTCTTCATGACGTTGCTGCGATGGCGCCGGGCGATGAAGTTGGCGGTGAGAACATCACCGATTCGACCTCGTCAGTGATGTCTATTAACAAAGCAGGGCGACAACCTAAAACTGCAACTATTGCAGCAGATTTAAACGATGATGACATCGCCGCAGCTGCTTCTGAGAGTGGTGTGTCCTACGGTTGGAAGGATTACTATACGGAGGACAATGATGTAAAAGACAAGCAAATTTTCAATGTGGCTGATGCTTCAGTCTCGTTCAACCCGTGGCCGAGCGAGAACATCGAATGTAACCCCATCACGGTGTCGTGGGAGTCTTTCGAGAAGCATGTGATCGTGCCTGGAGAGGAGACGAAGGTCGGCACCGTCAACGTCCCCAAGCTGTCTAAGAGCAACCACGAGGACTCGTTGCCCACGGACGACTCGTTGTCCCGCATGGTCGTAGAAGCCTATGACGGCAACCGCAAGTTCATCGGCACCTCAGACCCAGCAGCGTCCGGTGGTGAGCAGCTCCTGCGTATCGACGAAACGACCGGTGACATCTACTTCACCTGGCCAGAGTACCGCGGTACCGACCTGGCTACCGACAAAAACGTGAATTTCTCCGTTCTGGCGAAGCCACGTACCGTGGACCAGCTCCAGACAGCCGCTACGCACAACAGCGAATTTGGTCGCGCATTCGACAGCTCGAACTCGCTGACGCGCTACAACACGGCGAACGTCATCGACTCAAAAGCGTTCTCCCTGGACGATACCGAGTACCACGATCCGAAGTACGACAAAACAGACGCTTCGATCATCTCGGGCGTCGATAGTGCTACCGGCCCGCTGGCTACCGAGCCACAGAAGGTCACCTTCACCCAGGTACCAGATCTGATCAAGGAACTGGCGAAGAAGAAGAGCGAGGGCGGCTTTGAAGCTGAGGTGACCCTCGACGAGAAGTACGTTTACGAGGGCTGGTCCGTGGAGATGGACGAGGACTACAACGTCACCGTCACCGCTCCGGATACTCCGCGCCCAGGCACCTTCGCCCGCCCTGTCGTAACAGTGGAGTACTCCAACGGCTCCACAGACAAGCTCGAACTGCTCGTCGTTGTCGACCCGAACAACACCCAGGTCACCGACCTGGTGCGCCCGGATCTGACGAAGGGAAAGATTGGCGATGACCTGACCGCGCAGGTGGGCACGAAGCCCATCATGAAGGGGCATTCCCCAGTCCACCCAGCCAAGTTTGAGATCGACCCGTCCACTGTTCCTGAAGGGTGGACCGTCACCGTCGATGAGACCGGCAAGGTCACCGCGAAGGCTGACGACACCGTTTCACCGGGCACCATCATCACCCCGAAGGTGAAGGCGACCTACCCGGACAAGACCACGGACGAGATCGAGACCCAGTTCCAGGCGATCGTCGACATTAAGATCCCTGACTACGACACCGTCACCAATAAGCCGACCGCCAAGGTCACTCTCAAGCCCGCGATTCCCGAGCGTGGCCTGAGCGGCAACACGGCCGATGAAGCTCCGAAGCGTTACACCTTCCCGGAAGGCAAGACGGAGTACACCCACACGGATGACAGCGGCACGTGGACCGTCAAGATCAACGAGAACACTGGTGAAATCTCCACGACCATTCCGAAGACCGCACCCGAGGGCTACATCCTGGACGTCCCAGTCCTCGCGTACTACGACAACGTTGACAAGCCGCAGCAGGTGAAGGGCACCGTCGTTGTTCTGAAGAGCGACATCTCTCCGACGTACTCCGTTGAGTCCACCGGCCCGAATCAGGCTGTGAACCACAACGTCCAGGACGCCCCTAAGGGTTCGAAGTTCTCTTTCGGCAATGATGAGAACGGCGCACCGATCACCGAACAGGAAGTCGACGGCTGGAAGTACACGGTCGACCCGAACACGGGTGTCGTTTCTTCCACCCCGCCAGCAGATGCCAAGCCGGGTGACAAGAAGACCATCAACGTTACTGTGACGACGCCGGACGGCTCCACCCCGCTGGCGCCTGTCACCACCGTGGTGAACCTGACCAACAATTGGGAAGCCGATCCGACCTATCCTAAGGAAACGGTTTACCCGGGTGGAACCGCGAAGTTGCCGGTGACTCTCGAAAAGCCGGAGAACGTCCACGTCGCAAAGGATAGCCCCTACAAGTTGGGCACCATTCCCGATGGCTGGACCGTGACCATCGACGACAATGGCCAGATCACCGCAACCGCACCTGCGGATGCGAAGCCGGGCGACCAGGTCAAGCTTCCGGTCACCGTGACCTACGAGGACGGCTCTACCGACACCGCTTACGCAGTAGTGAACGTTGTTGACGTGCCGACGCGTGAGATGCCGTTCGACGTCGAGTACAAGTACGATCCCACCATTCCTGCTGGCGAGTACAAGGTTGAAACCAAGGGCGAGCCGGGCTCGGAGAAGATGAACGAGGATGGCACTTGGAAACAGACCAAGGCACCGATTAACGAGGTCGTCCTCGTCGGCACGAAGCCCGCTGAGGCCGCCGAGGATGTCACTTGGAAGGTCCCGATCCCGTACCCGACCGAGGTTCGCGAGAACCCGGACCTGGCACCTGGCGAGACCCGGGTTGTTCAGGAAGGCGAGAACGGCGAGAAGACCTACACCGCCAAGTTCACCGCCACGGGCTCCGAGGCACAGGTCGCTAAGGAAGAGACCACCAAGGATCCTGTCAAGAGGATCGTAGAGTACGGCCCGGGCCTTGCTCCGAGCGAGCTGGTGACCAAGACTGAGAAGCCAATTCCGTTCGAGACCAAGGTTGTCTTCGACGACACTCTCGAGGCAGGCGAGCAGGTTGTTGACCAGAAGGGTGAAGTTGGTACTGAGGTTGAAACCTCGATTCAGAAGATCGTGGACGGGAAACCTTCTGGTGACCCGACGGTGACGACTGAGCGCACCAAGGAGCCGACCAAGCAGATCATTCGTGTGGGCACCAAGACCACCGGTACTACCACCGAGACAGTTACGTCTGAGGTTCCGTTCGGTGTGAAGGTCGAGTTCGATCCGAACTTGCCGGCCGGTACGTCTGAGGTTGTGACCGAGGGCAAGCCAGGTAAGAAGACCACCACGGTGACCCAGAAGGTCACCAACTCCCAGCCGGATGGCGAGGCCACCGTGGAGGAGAAGATCACCGAGCAGCCTGTCGATCAGGTCATCAAGGTCGGCACCAAGCCGTCCGAGGCCTCCGAGAAGGTCACCTGGACTGCCCAGGTTCCGTTCGAGGTTATTACCCGACCGAACCCGGAACTGAAGCCGGGCGAGATCAAGGTCGTCCAGAAGGGCGTGCCCGGTGAGAAGACCTACAGTGCTGACTTCTCTGCCAAGGGTGACCAGGCAACTGTGACCCCCTGA